The Candidatus Sulfotelmatobacter sp. genomic sequence ACCGGGCGTCACCACGAAGCGCACCAGCGTGTCGGCCTCACCCGGGGTGAGCCGGATCGCCGCCTTCTCGGGCGCGCACTTCCAGCCGGCGGGCAGCTCGAGCGAAACGTCGCCGATCACCGGGACGTCCACGCTGCGCGCGGTCACCTCGATCGGGCGTGGCTTGAGATCGGGGAAGAGGTAGGCGCCCTGATCCAGCGACAGCGAAACCGGCGGCACCAGGTCGAGCGAGCGATACCGCTCGCCGGCGACCGGATCCACCCAGCGGTAGACCACCGGGACCTCGATCGGGATGTGTTCGCCCGAGGATTCCACGTAGAACTTGACGCTCAACGACGGGAGATTCTCGGCGACGCCGGTGAGCAGCGGATCCTCGAGCTCGAACCAGGGCCCGGGCGAGGGCCGGCGCAGCCAGTAGGGCTGGGCCGACTGCGCGTCGCGCGGCATCGTGAGCCGGAAGGTGTCGCTGATCGCCTGGTTGGCGACGAACTCGCGAAATCCGGTGTGGGTGTCCAGCACCTGCGGATTGAGACCCGGCTCGGTCAGCTCGACGCGCTCGATGTCGAGCGTCGAAGCGGTGCGCGGCATCGCCGTGCTCACGACCTGAACCGAAGCCCCGCCGCTCACCATCGGCGCCGAGGCGATCGCCTCGACCCACAATCCGGCGCAGGAGCGGATCAGCTCGGAGACCTCGGCGAGCTTCTCGGTCAGAAGCGGATCGTCGCCCAGTGCGAAGATCACTCCGTGAATGCGGAGCAGCAGCGGAATGAGCGCCGACGGGTGGTCGGGGTCGTAGTCGTGAATCGCCTGTTGCACCAGCGAGATCACCCGCTCGCCGCCGGGATAGCGCTTCCAGGTGAGATCCACGCCCTCGAACAGATCCTTCGACGCCGGCTCGCCATCCTGCACCACGAACGTGTTGGTGAAACTGCCGCGGCGCTGGGGCGCCCCGACGCCCTGAGTCTTGTGCATGCTCCGGCTCTCGCCGGCGATCTCGGAATAGGATCGCCCGAGCAGCGGATCGTATGCGCCGATGTCCACGCGTACACGTCCCGGGGTGTTGTCGGGTCCGGCGGCGCCGAATCGGAACACGTTCCAGAGCAGGCGCTTCGCCTGCCACGGCCGAATGCCCGGCACCAGCTGCTCGGGGAAGCGCGTCGAATCGGCGGCGGCGCGGAATGCTTCGGCGGCGAGGATCGCGGAGGCCGAGTGATGGCCATGGCCCGCCGTGCTGTCGGGCGGGAAGCGCGTGATGAGGATGTCGGGACGGAAGCGCCGGATCGCCCACACCACGTCGGTGAGGATCCGGTCGTGCCCCCAGAGCGCCAGGGATTCGTCGGAATTCTTGGAGAAGCCGAAGTCGAGCGCGCGCGTGAAGCGCTGCTCGGCTCCGTCCACGCGGCGCGCGGCCAGCAGCTCCTGGGTGCGGATGACGCCGAGGCGCTCGCCGGTGTCGTTGCCGATCAGGTTCTGTCCACCGTCGCCGCGCGTCAGCGACAGGTAGAGCGTGCGCACCTTGCGCCCCTTGGAGAGATAGGCGAGCAATCCGGAATTTTCGTCGTCGGGATGCGCGGCGACGTACATCACCGAACCCACCACGTTCAGTCGTTCGAGCGCGAGACGGATGTCGGCGGCGTTCATGGTGTCGCGCGGTCGAGGATCGGCGCCGGCGACGCTGACGGCGAACAGCGAGCAACCAAGCAGCGAGAGCGTGAGACCCGCGGCCAGCGGCGTGAGCGTGGGGCGAATACGCGTCATGCGATCGGTTTCCTCGTGAGCTGGGTGTCGGTATCGGCTCAGGATCGCGGCGCGAGCCGGGCGGCGGATCGTAGCACGAGCCGCCGCGGGATTGGTCGGCATCGGCCGACTCTCGCTATGATCCGGCGCTGATGAAGCGCGAACCGGAGCCCCTGCCGCCGAACCGCAACACGCGCGACCGGGCGATGGCGCTGTGGGTCTGGCTGCTGGCACTGGTCGTGATTCGCGCGGCGCTGGTCCCCGCGCCCGGCACCTGGGTCTGGAGCCTGCAGGGGCTGCGCTTCACCGCGCCGGCGCTCGGCAGCGTGCTGATGGCGCTGGCCGCGCTCGCGCTGCTGCCACCGGTCGCGCGCTGGCAGGCGCCGGCCTTCGAGCGAATCGGGGCCGCCAGCGAGCGCGGAATGGGGATGGCGATCGTGCTGGCGATCGCCGCGATGGCATGCGTCGCCGCGCTGCCGGATCGCACCTGGTACGTCGGGGACTTCCTGCTGCGCGCCGGCGCGCTGGAATCCGGCCGCGACATCGCGACCATCTCGCCGCAGTCCCTGCCGCTCGATCGACTCCTGCACATCGATCTCCCGCGGCGGCTGGCGGGCTGGGGCTGGGCGGCGGATGCCCCGCAGGCGGCGCGGTGGCTCGGCGCGGTCGAAGCCGGTGGCTTGGCCGTGGCGGCGCTGGCGCTGGCGCGGGAGCTGTCGGCGGGAAGCGGCGCCGCGTTGCCCGTCACCCTGGTCTTGCTCGGCGGTTCGACCCTGGCGCTCTTCACCGGCTACGCGAAGTGCCCGGGCGACCTCTGTCTGCTGACCTTGCTCTTCGCCTGCTTCGGCATTCGGCTGCTGCGCGCCGGCCGATCCGCGGTGGGATTCTCGGCTGCGCTCATGCTGGCGCTCGCCACGCATCGCTCGTCGCTGATCCTGGCGCCGGCGTGGGCCACGACTCTGTGGGTCGCCTGGCGCACGGGTCGAATCCGGGCTCGAGACCCGCGATTCCTGGCCGCCACCCTCGCGCCGCTCGCGCTGCTGGCGGTGTGGGCGCCCCGCTTCGCGCGCGTGCTGCTGGGATTCGATCTCACTCGCCACCTCGGCGGACCCGAAGTGAGGGGCGCGGGCGGGCCGCTGGCGGCCGCGCTCGCGCCACTTCATCTGCTCGACATGCTCAATGTGGTGCTCGCCTACGCGCCGCTCGCGCCGGTGGCCGCTTTGCTTCTGGCGAGGCTCGTGCGCGATCGGCGCCCCCCGAGCCACGACGTCGTCGCACCCGCGGCCGTGCTCGCCTTCGCGATTCCGGCGCTGGCGATGTTGCTGCTCGTACATCCGCAGCAGGGACTGTTCCGTGACTGGGACGTGTTCGCGATTCCCGGCACGGTGTTCGCGATCCTGAGCGCCGCGGCGCTTGCGTCGTCGGCCCCCCAGGCGCTCACCCCGGGCCTTTCGGTCGCGCTCGCCTTTGGCGCGGTGCTTTCGGCGGGCCTGTGGCTGGGACCGGCGGCCGACACCGACCGCGGTCTCGCGCAGGCGCACGCGTTTGCGAAGGGGCCTCCGGCGCGAAGCCCCTCCGAGCGCGGCAAGACCTGGGAGTTCCTCGGCGACCGCAACGCCGCGCTCGGACGCTGGGACGACGCCGCGCTTTCTCTCGATCAGGCGATCGTGGATCAGCCCACTCCGCGCCTCTTTCGCATGCTGGGCGTCGCGGAGGCGCAGCGCGGGCGCTATGAAGCGTCGGAAGCGGCGATTTTCGAGGCCGCACGTCGCGATCCCGGCGACACCACGACCTGGGCGGTGCTGGTCTCGACGGCCATGAAGCGGCGGGACAGCGCCATGGTTCGCCTGGCGGCGGGGGAGCTGCTCAGGCGCTCTCCCAACAGTCCGCTCGCCCGCGAGGCGCTCGGTCTCCCGTAGCGCGCTCGGTCCGTCTCAGCCGGCGAAGGCGCTGCGCGCCACGAACCAGAGATTGGCCGGGCGCTCGGCCAGCCGCCTCATGTACCACGGGAACCAGTGGGTGCCATAACTGATGAGCACGCGCACGCGGTGTCCGGCGCGCACCAGCTCGAGCTGCTGGTCGCGACGGATGCCGTAGAGCAACGCGAATTCGAAGGCGTCATTCGGGACCGATTGCCTTCGCGCCAAATCCCGGACGCCGCCGAGCATGCGCGGATCGTGGGTCGCGACCGCCAGCCAGGCGCCGGCCTTCCTCGCCTCGGGGGAGAGCAGTCGCTCGCAGAGCGCGAGGTAGCTCCGGCAGGTGTCCTCCATGCGCGGAAAGGCGATGGCATCGGGCTCGCGGTAGGCGCCCTTCACCACACGCACCGCCGGCCCCGAGGGGAGCAGCGCTTCGAGATCGGCGACGGTGCGCCGGAGGTAAGCCTGGAGCGCGATGCCGAGATTGGGGACGCGCGCCTTCACGCGCCGATACACCTCGATCGTTTGATCGGTGTAGGCGCTGCCTTCCATGTCGATCCAGAGCCGGGTGTTCCGGGCCACCGCCAGCCGCGCAATCTTCTCGACGTTCTCGCAGGTGAAGTCGAGATCGAGATCGAGGCCGAGGTGCGTGAGCTTGACCGAGATCTCGGCGTCGAGCCCGCTGCCGTCCAGGCGCGCGAGCACGTCGTCGTAGTGTTCGACTTCGGTGAGTGCCTCGGCGCGATCGGAGACGTTCTCACCCAGGATGGTGAGGATCGTGGACATGCCCTGGCGGCGCAGTCGCTGGGCGGCTTCCAGCGCCTCATCGAAGGACTCGCCGGGCATGAAGCGCGACACCGCGCGTCGAATGAAGCGCTGGCGAGTGGCCTGCTCGCGAAGCCAGGGGTTCTCGGATCCGGCCAACAGCAGGTTGCGAAGCACGCTCATCTCGACGCGCGACGCTAACAGGTCGTCGGTCGCGCCGGCAACCGCGAGCGCGCCCTCAGTGATGTCCTCGCGCCAGCGGAATCGAGACGCTGCCCGCCGGGAGCCCTGACCCGCCGGGTCCGCCCATGGGCCCGGCCATTCCCCCTCCGCCGCTCGGCGCGCCCAGGACCTTGCCCTCGACCCGGTCCGCGAGCCAGCCGGCCGCACGTTGACCCAGGTAGCGCCCGACCATCGCGCCGATCGGCCCGCCGACGCCGGCTCCGAGCGAGGCGCCGAGGTCGCCGCCGGCCTGAGTGGCCGCGTCGTGCCCCATGGCGGCGAGGCGGCTCTTGGCCATGCCGCTCACGCTTCCCATGCCGCCCATGCCGCCCATTCCACCCATCAGCGACGACAGTCCGCCCGGCATCATCGCCGACATCTGGGAGCGCATCGCGCCGAGGTCCATCACCTGGTAGTCCCTGGGGACCTCGAACCGTTCGGCCTTCTGCGGTCCG encodes the following:
- a CDS encoding proline dehydrogenase family protein yields the protein MLRNLLLAGSENPWLREQATRQRFIRRAVSRFMPGESFDEALEAAQRLRRQGMSTILTILGENVSDRAEALTEVEHYDDVLARLDGSGLDAEISVKLTHLGLDLDLDFTCENVEKIARLAVARNTRLWIDMEGSAYTDQTIEVYRRVKARVPNLGIALQAYLRRTVADLEALLPSGPAVRVVKGAYREPDAIAFPRMEDTCRSYLALCERLLSPEARKAGAWLAVATHDPRMLGGVRDLARRQSVPNDAFEFALLYGIRRDQQLELVRAGHRVRVLISYGTHWFPWYMRRLAERPANLWFVARSAFAG
- a CDS encoding PIG-L family deacetylase, with protein sequence MTRIRPTLTPLAAGLTLSLLGCSLFAVSVAGADPRPRDTMNAADIRLALERLNVVGSVMYVAAHPDDENSGLLAYLSKGRKVRTLYLSLTRGDGGQNLIGNDTGERLGVIRTQELLAARRVDGAEQRFTRALDFGFSKNSDESLALWGHDRILTDVVWAIRRFRPDILITRFPPDSTAGHGHHSASAILAAEAFRAAADSTRFPEQLVPGIRPWQAKRLLWNVFRFGAAGPDNTPGRVRVDIGAYDPLLGRSYSEIAGESRSMHKTQGVGAPQRRGSFTNTFVVQDGEPASKDLFEGVDLTWKRYPGGERVISLVQQAIHDYDPDHPSALIPLLLRIHGVIFALGDDPLLTEKLAEVSELIRSCAGLWVEAIASAPMVSGGASVQVVSTAMPRTASTLDIERVELTEPGLNPQVLDTHTGFREFVANQAISDTFRLTMPRDAQSAQPYWLRRPSPGPWFELEDPLLTGVAENLPSLSVKFYVESSGEHIPIEVPVVYRWVDPVAGERYRSLDLVPPVSLSLDQGAYLFPDLKPRPIEVTARSVDVPVIGDVSLELPAGWKCAPEKAAIRLTPGEADTLVRFVVTPGSNAGSGTVTASIRTDDGRQWKQQRLTLDYPHIPIQTLLPPADAHLVRADLHIAGREIGYVMGSGDVVPEALEQMGFHVTLLDDDIIDRGDLSRFSTIVIGVRAYNTRPRLLARQKRLLDWVAGGGRLVVQYMTPDNALDNRIGPRPLKISRDRVTVEGAPVTVLLPKHSLVTTPNPIGPRDFEGWVQERGLSFAGPWDPAYQAVLSCHDPGEPPRDGGLLYLRYGKGVFIYSGYAWFRQLPAGVPGAWRLFANLVSSGK